TCACGTGATGGACGTGAAGGAACCTGCATCGAAGAACTACCCGAAAGCGATCTTTATCGGTGCCGGGATTACCGTGGTTATCTTCGTGCTGGGTACGTTCGCACTGGGTTTGATTATTCCTGCAAAAGACATTAACCTGACACAAAGTTTGCTTGTCGGGTTCGACGGGTATCTCAAATACCTGCATATCAGCTGGGCCTCCCCGGTAATAGCCATCGCCTTGATGTTCGGTGTGCTTGCCGGAGTGCTTACTTGGGTTGCGGGTCCGTCAAAAGGTATTTTCACCGTGGGTAAAGCCGGTTACTTGCCCCCATTCTTCCAGAAAACAAACAAGATCGGTGTTCAAAAGAACATCCTGTTCGTACAAGGAGGAGTTGTTACGATCCTGGCATTATTGTTCGTGGTTATGCCTTCCGTGCAGTCGTTCTACCAGATCTTGTCGCAGTTGACCGTCTTGTTGTACTTGATTATGTACCTGTTGATGTTCTCCGGTGCTATCGTGTTGCGCTACAAGATGAAGAAAGCAAATCGACCGTTCGCTATCGGCCGAAAAAGTAACATCGGGATATGGATCATCGCCGGACTGGGATTCTGCGGAGCCTTGCTGGCTTTCGTGTTGAGTTTCATCCCGCCTTCACAGATCAACGTGGGTAGTAATACCGTCTGGTTTGCCGTGCTGATTATCGGGTGCGTCGTGGTTGTTGCCACTCCGTTCATCATCTACTCCTTGCGTAAACCGTCATGGAAAGACCCGAAAGCTGAAATCGCCCCGTTCCACTGGGAAGAACAACCGGTTGCCCCGGCTACTTCTACGACTTCAACTAGCCCGGCCACTCCGGATGCTAAAAAATAAATACGTAAAGAGGGTGTCCAAAAAGTCATTTTATTTCAAAAAACTCCTCCGTCACTTCGTGCCACCTCCTCTATAAACAGAGGAGGAGCTGGTGACTCTTCCCGAAGACAGGGAGTATTTCAACTCTCCCTCTGTTTATAGAGGGAAATCGGCGAGTAAGCGAGAACAGACAGAGAGTTTACTCGTTGTCTGTCGAGCGAGAGCCGATTCGAGACTGCTTGCAGGCTCAATACCCCGAAGGGGGGAGGGAGTTTGAGAAATGACTTTTTGAACAGCCCCTTCCATTCTAAACTCTAAATTTTAAATTCCAAACTATAATCACAGGTATGAAAAAAACAATTACAAGCAATGACCTCAAGAATTTAGTGAACGAGGCTCATGCACAAGTGAAGGATTTGAAGGGTGGGAAAAACGCAAATTATATTCCATTCCTGGACAAAATTGATTCTAATTTATTCGGTATATCCGTTTGTCTCCCGTCGGGAGAAGTTATCGAGGCCGGAGACACGAATTACGTTTTCGGTATCGAATCCGTCTCCAAAGTGTACACCGCAATTCTAGTCTTACGCCAGTACGGGGCGCAAGCCGTATTGGACAAAATCGGGGCGGATGCCACGGGATTGCCGTTTAACTCGATCATGGCAATTCTACTGGAAAATGATCACCCGAGTACTCCGCTCGTGAACGCCGGGGCCATCAGTGCCGACAGTATGGTGAAACCCGTGGGTAACAGTGAGGCCAAATGGAAGGCAATCACCGACAACATGCGGGAATTAAGCGGTAGCGATCTGAAGTTACTGGATGAACTCTATAAATCGGAATCCGAAACGAACTTCAATAACCGTTCTATCGCGTGGTTATTGAAAAATTTCAACCGGATTTACGATGACCCGGATATGTCGCTGGACCTATACACCCGGCAATGCTCGATGGGTGTAACGGCAAAACAATTATCCATCGCCGCCTGCACGATTGCCAATAACGGTTTGAATCCCGTGACAAAACAACAGGTATTCGACCCGTCGTTATCTCCTAAAATCACCTCCCTGATCGCAACCGTGGGATTCTACGAACACACGGGAGACTGGTTGTACACCAGTGGCGTTCCCGCTAAATCGGGAGTTGGTGGCGGTGTACTCGGGGTTGTTCCCGGACTGTTCGGTATCGCCGCTTTCGCCCCCCCACTGGACGAGGCCGGAAACTCGGTGAAAGCACAGGCTGCCATCAAGTATATCGCACAGAAATTAAACGTGAATGTCTTCGGGGGAGATCACGTGGAAGTAATCAATTAGTTTATAAAGTTTATAAGGTTCATAAAGTTTATAAAGTAGTGGATCCCTGCGGGGCGTTTTGTCAACGGCAGCTTGTGCTGCCGTTAAAACACGGTCCGAAGGACACCCGTCACTTTATGAACCTTATAAACCTTATGAACTTTATAAACTTATAAACCCATTTTCTATGAAAAGAAGTAAAGTTTTCGAGCAAATACTCAACGGGCTTGTATTGTTGGGTAGTTTGGCAATTATTATTGTTGCCTCTATCGAGTTACTGGACGGGAATAACGCTCTCAGCGAGGCTTTCATATTGAAATTCCATCTCTGGGTGTGCGGGCTTTTTCTGGCAGACTTTTTCGTTCGGTGGTACACGGATGGATGGACCGGGCGTTTTTTCAACCATAACTTGTTTTTCCTGCTGGTCTCGATTCCTTACCTTAATATCGTGTACGGTTTATCAACCACCATATCCCATTCCACGTGGCTAATCCTGCGGTTAATCCCGCTGGCACGAGGCATTTACGGGGTATCACTCATCGTGAGTTGGATGACACGCAGCCGGATCACCAATTTGTTTGCCACGTACCTGACGATTCTTTTCACGACGATCTATTTTTGCAGCATCATTTTCTACTACATGGAACACGGTGTTAACCCTCCCGTGAAAACATACTGGGACGCTTTCGACTGGGCGCTAATGAACGTCACCACGGTCGGGTCGAATATTTTCGGGGTCACGAAGATCGGGCAAATCCTTGCCGTCATTCTCGCCGCCGCGGGTATGATTTTCTTCCCGATATTCACCGCTTACGTCACGACAATATTCCAGCGAAAAAGAAAAGAAACGAACGGCACGGCCGATGAACAAACGGCTCTTTAGACTAACGGCTTGTGCCGTTTTTTATAATTTTCGATGCGGATCTCTCTTTCTTCTTCAGATAAACTGACCGGGAATTCGAAAGTCGTGCGCCCGCTAATAGTGACATACTCAACCTCACCAACTCTTTTTCTATGTTCTTTCAACGCGTTCTCCGCCTGTTGAGCCTGCGATAATCTTTCAAAATGGTTCGTGTTCTTTTTCATGTGAATTGATTTATACTGCCAATTGATTATTTATTGTACAAATATTTACGGCATTCATTCCCCGTTTCCCTCGTTCCAAATCAAACGTCACTATATCATTCTCCACGATATCAACAAGGACATTATTGACATGAAAAAAGTATTTATCCGTCCCTACCAGATTCTTGATAAAGCCATACCCTTTCTGCGTGTCAAAATACTCCACCCGACCTTTCAAAATGGCGGGAGCTTCCTGCCTGGGGATTGAAATTTGTATATCCTCTTGCACGATTTTTTCCTCATCATGCCGCTCTTCGGGCGGTGTCGAGGTAATCATGCCATGTTCATCAACATAAGCGATCATGTCATCGAAACTGGTCGCTTTACCGGATTGTTTTCTCTCTTCCTTCCGGTTTTGTTTTGCCTGTCTTCGGGCTTGTTTTTTCTTCTCGTTTTCTTTTTTACCAAATGTAGTAGGTTTTGCCATGCAATTTATTTTAATTAATAATATCATTTACTTCTAGTGTCCTTACAGATAGGATGGGTATAAATAGTCAAACTTCCGGCCATGATTAAAAAAACGGGACACAGAAATTCAATTCATTCGTTTTAAAATGACAAATTAGAGATAGGGAGAATTAAAGGAGAAACCTGATTAACTTGTAAAAACGTTCCGATCAATAATATTCGAAATTCTAATTGAAACAAAGATAACACAATTTACCGGAAAAACAAGCTTTATTTCCCGATTATCGCCCTGCCATCACTTTAGACATCGAGCAAACAGCCCCGTGTTGCCCTTCCCCCGCAAACCGTCTCCTTAACAGTTTTCCTTCTCCACCACTTCTTCACCTGTGTACACGTGTTGAGAGACAGCCTGTTAACACCTTTAAAACTGTTAACATAAAAGAATCATCAAGCAACAGAAAAAGAGGACCGCCAAGGCGATCCTCTATATAGTAAATAGTTGACAAACAGTATGTTTATCTGGAATGATTAAAACCTCTCGGTTTCTGTGGTTCTTTCTTCGCCCACATCAGAGCGCTATTTGTCGGCTCTTTCAGAGCATCCAACTGGTTCACGCAACGTTTGATGTCCTCCATCAACAGATCGGCCAAATCAAACCCGGTGCCCTGTCGAACAACAACACGCATGATTATCACGCCCTCCATCGCTTTCGGCATCGTGTAAGCAGGCACTTGCCATCCTTCCACGTGCAGCGCATCCGACAAGTCGTACAAAGTCCATTTCCGGTTTGGATCATCTTTCAATTTCCAGATGAACAACGGGTTCGGCATATCATTACTGAAGAACTCGAAAATACCCATCTTTTTCAATTGCTCTTTCAGGTAGAGACAAACGTTCAGGCAATTTTGCTGTACTTTCTTGTACCCTTCCTTACCCAAGCGCATGAATTGGTAATACTGGGCCAATACCTGGTTACCCGGACGAGAGAAGTTGATGGAAATACTCGGGATATTAGCTCCCAGATAATTCACGGCAAAGTTCATTTCCTCGGGCAAATATTGCTTGTCTTTCCAAACCACCCAGCCCACACCGGGATATACCAGACCGAACTTGTGACCTGAAGTACTGATGGAAAGTACCCATTTCAAACGGAAATCCCAGATCGTTTCAGGATCGATGAACGGGTGGATAAACCCACCGGTAGCGGCGTCCACGTGGATACAAATCTCCCAGCCTTTCTCGGTGTTCAACTTGTCGAGCGCGTCGTTAATCTCCTTCACGTTATCATTCAACCCGGTAATCGTCACTCCTTGAATCGGCACCACGCAAATGGTGTTCTCGTCGCAAGCCTTAATCACGTCCTGCGGGTCAAGCGTGATCTTCTCCGCCGTCACGGGAATCATACGCATCTCGACATCCCAGTAGATAGCGAATTTCTCCCAAACCACCTGCATACAGGTCGAGATGATGAAATTCGGTTTATCGATAGGAAGACCTTTTGCCTTACGTCTCTTCTGCCAGCGTTTCAAGGCGGCAATACCACCCAGCATACAAGCCTCGGAAGAACCCACGGTACTCGTACCCGTGCAATACGGTTTCTCCGGTGAATTCCACAACTTGGCAAGGATATTCACGCATCGACGCTCGATCTCCGCCGTTTGCGGGTACTCCGTCTTGTCGATCATGTTCTTATCCATGTTCTCGGTCATCACTTTTCTAGCGTAATCATCCATCCATGTAGTCACGAAAGTCGCCAGATTCAAACGTGAATTACCATCCAACATGGCCTCGTCATGCACGATTTGATAGGCAACTTCGCCCGGCATCATACCCTCTGGCATCTCGTATTTCGGTGCCACCCGGGCCTCTTCATCCGTCCCAAAAACCGGTGTGATAGGATTTTCTGTCTTCATAATTAATTAGTTTAGTTTATTTAGAAAATTTTTAAAGGGCGTGTCTGTCAAGACACTCGTGAATAATTACGATGCCGCGGGACGAAAGTTTCAACCTCCCGCCACATTTAACAACCCTTGTACTTTGCTGACATCACTTACACATCCTTGACAACCAGTCCTAGATAGCGGGTTAAATCCAACGCCTGCACGGGCGACACGATCACGCCACGTAAATCCCCCACACCCAGCCGCAGGCCTTCCAACCGTGAGGATGTCAAGTCTATCCCCTTCAATGAAGTACGAGAAAACTCAGCCTCCACGAGGCTACACGTGTCGAACGCCACCGCCTCCAGCCGGCAACTCTCCAAGGCACTTCCCTGCATATCACCGTGGGCGAAAAGTACTTGTTTCAAACGCCCCATCGAGAGATTCATGTAACGGGCGTTACAATGCCGGAACAACACGTTATTCAACACACCGTCCGATAGGTTCGTCCCCATCAACTTGCACGAACGGAATTCCACCCGGAACAACACGCTCCCCGACAAGTCCACGTTCGACAGGTCACAATTCTCGAACAACACGTCCGTGAGCCGGGACTCCCGGAAACGGCAACCGGGAAACGAGACATGATCAAACACGCAGGACGACACGTTCACCTCCGACAAATCCACCCCGTCAACCACCTCCCGACTGAACGAGCGACGATCCACCTCGTCATCGTTCACCAACAACTCGCTGAACAACTCGTTCCCAGTCTCTACCCCCTGCAACACGGGTGGAACCACCTTTACCTCGTTATTATTTCTTTTCACGTGACCTGATTTTTTCTTGTTTCACGCAAATATACACAAACCTCTCCCCGGATAAAAATAAACCCGCAAGAAAAACATTTCAAGTTAATTTTCAGTATAAGAAGAGAATATTAATTATATAACATCATGGAAACGAGTTTCTTGAAACTTATAGAACACAGCATAAAAGAACACTGGCACCTTCCCTCCCTGACGGACTACGAGGGTGCGGAACATAACTATAAAGACGTGGCACGGTGGATTGAAAAATTACATATCCTTTTCGAGGAAGGCGGTATCCGACCGGGAGATAAAGTGGCGCTATGCAGCCGCAACACGTCCAACTGGGGAATAGCCTTTCTCGCCACGCTCACTTACGGGGCGGTGGCCGTTCCCATCCTTAACGAGTTTAAACCCGACACGATTCACCACATTATCAACCACTCCGGGGCCCGGCTCCTGTTCGTGGGAAAATCCGTGTGGGATAACATAGACCACGAGAGTATGCCCGCGCTGGACGGGATCATCGCCATGGCTGATTATTCCGTGATCTCCTCCCGCAACCCGGTTCTCTCGGAAACCGCCACCCGGCTGGAGACCCTGTTTTCCGCCCGGCACCCCGGGGAACTACGAATCGAGGATATACACTACCGCACGGAGAAACCGGAGGAACTGGCCATGATCAACTACACGTCCGGCACCACCAGCTCGCCCAAAGGCGTGATGCTCCCTTACCGCAGTATGTGGTCCAACCTCCGCTACGCCCTTGACCAGATGGGTTACACGCCGGGCGAAAAACTTGTATCCATCCTTACCATGGCCCACATGTACGGGCTGGCCTTCGAGTTCATTTACCCCTTCGCCAGCGGAATACATATCTACTTCCTACAAAAAATGCCCTCGCCCAAGATACTGGGGGAAGTCTTTGCCGACATCCGCCCGCACCTGATCGTCGCCGTGCCTTTAATTATCGAGAAGATCATCAAAAGTCGAGTACTCCCGCAACTGGAAAAGTTTCATATCAAGCTGATGCTAAAAATGCCCGTCATCGGGGGAAAAATCCGCCACAAGATCAAGCGGCAGATTCTTGATGCTTTCGGGGGACGATTCAAGCTACTCGCAGTCGGGGGAGCCGCCCTCAATAAAGAAGTCGAGGCATTCCTCCATTCCGTGAAATTCCCCTACACCGTGGGCTACGGCATGACCGAGTGCGGACCTGCCATTGCATTCGACCACTGGCAAACGTTCCGTCCCACCTCCTGCGGGAGAGCCGTGGACCGCATGGAAATCCGCATCGACTCGCCCGATCCGTTCAAACAAGTTGGAGAAATTCTCACCAAAGGCATGAATGTCATGGACGGGTACTACAACAACCCGGAAGCATCCAACACCGTGCTTTCCCCCGACGGATGGCTCCACACGGGGGATCTCGGCGTGCTGGATCCGGACGGGTATCTCTACATCAAAGGTCGTAGCAAAAGTCTCATTCTCGGCCCCAGCGGGCAGAACATTTACCCCGAAGAGATCGAGGACCTACTCAACGCCCAACCTTATATCGCGGAATCGCTAGTGATTGAACGGGAAGGTAAACTCGTGGCCCTTGTCTATCCAGATGCCGAGGCCATGAAACAAAACAAAATATCCCGCGAGGCACTTCTCAAAATCATTCACGAGACCCGCAAACAGATCAACCAGCAGATCCCAGCATACAGCCAGATTGCCCGGATAGAGATTCACGACGAGGAATTCGAGAAGACCCCGAAACGAAGTATAAAGCGGTTCTTGTACCAGTAGTGAGGGTGTAAATTTGCAAATATCCCTTATTTTTACTATATTGTGAATCCATTCAGCGAATTATGGCTCGTGGTACATGATTTGCTATATATTAAAATGACATTTATATTCACGAAAAAACAACAAGAACATGAAAACACTGAAAACAATCATTCCAATAGGAATACTCCTTTTTACCTGCCTCTTCGCGATGGGTGAAAAGAAACAGAAAAGCGACACCGCGGGTATCGCCAAGATCGAACAACTCATGAAAAGCCGTGAATTCTACATCGAGGTAGATCAAGCTTTCCCGACAGGTAACAGCAGCATCACCATCGACT
The window above is part of the Butyricimonas paravirosa genome. Proteins encoded here:
- the gadC gene encoding putative glutamine/gamma-aminobutyrate antiporter GadC, giving the protein MTTNSNTKGTAMKLGVITLAIMNVAAVVSLRGLPAEAVYGLSSAFYYLFAAIVFLVPTALVAAELAAMFAQKEGGVFRWVGEAYGKRFGFLAIFLQWIESTIWYPTVLTFGAVSIAYIGLNTSEDALLASNKIFTLVTVLAIYWVATFISLKGLGWVGKVSKIGAMVGTIIPAGLLIVFGIIYISTGGHNNMDMSQGFFPDLTKFDNLVLASGIFLFYAGMEMMGIHVMDVKEPASKNYPKAIFIGAGITVVIFVLGTFALGLIIPAKDINLTQSLLVGFDGYLKYLHISWASPVIAIALMFGVLAGVLTWVAGPSKGIFTVGKAGYLPPFFQKTNKIGVQKNILFVQGGVVTILALLFVVMPSVQSFYQILSQLTVLLYLIMYLLMFSGAIVLRYKMKKANRPFAIGRKSNIGIWIIAGLGFCGALLAFVLSFIPPSQINVGSNTVWFAVLIIGCVVVVATPFIIYSLRKPSWKDPKAEIAPFHWEEQPVAPATSTTSTSPATPDAKK
- the glsA gene encoding glutaminase A, which translates into the protein MKKTITSNDLKNLVNEAHAQVKDLKGGKNANYIPFLDKIDSNLFGISVCLPSGEVIEAGDTNYVFGIESVSKVYTAILVLRQYGAQAVLDKIGADATGLPFNSIMAILLENDHPSTPLVNAGAISADSMVKPVGNSEAKWKAITDNMRELSGSDLKLLDELYKSESETNFNNRSIAWLLKNFNRIYDDPDMSLDLYTRQCSMGVTAKQLSIAACTIANNGLNPVTKQQVFDPSLSPKITSLIATVGFYEHTGDWLYTSGVPAKSGVGGGVLGVVPGLFGIAAFAPPLDEAGNSVKAQAAIKYIAQKLNVNVFGGDHVEVIN
- a CDS encoding ion transporter, which gives rise to MKRSKVFEQILNGLVLLGSLAIIIVASIELLDGNNALSEAFILKFHLWVCGLFLADFFVRWYTDGWTGRFFNHNLFFLLVSIPYLNIVYGLSTTISHSTWLILRLIPLARGIYGVSLIVSWMTRSRITNLFATYLTILFTTIYFCSIIFYYMEHGVNPPVKTYWDAFDWALMNVTTVGSNIFGVTKIGQILAVILAAAGMIFFPIFTAYVTTIFQRKRKETNGTADEQTAL
- a CDS encoding cold-shock protein, whose protein sequence is MAKPTTFGKKENEKKKQARRQAKQNRKEERKQSGKATSFDDMIAYVDEHGMITSTPPEERHDEEKIVQEDIQISIPRQEAPAILKGRVEYFDTQKGYGFIKNLVGTDKYFFHVNNVLVDIVENDIVTFDLERGKRGMNAVNICTINNQLAV
- a CDS encoding glutamate decarboxylase, producing MKTENPITPVFGTDEEARVAPKYEMPEGMMPGEVAYQIVHDEAMLDGNSRLNLATFVTTWMDDYARKVMTENMDKNMIDKTEYPQTAEIERRCVNILAKLWNSPEKPYCTGTSTVGSSEACMLGGIAALKRWQKRRKAKGLPIDKPNFIISTCMQVVWEKFAIYWDVEMRMIPVTAEKITLDPQDVIKACDENTICVVPIQGVTITGLNDNVKEINDALDKLNTEKGWEICIHVDAATGGFIHPFIDPETIWDFRLKWVLSISTSGHKFGLVYPGVGWVVWKDKQYLPEEMNFAVNYLGANIPSISINFSRPGNQVLAQYYQFMRLGKEGYKKVQQNCLNVCLYLKEQLKKMGIFEFFSNDMPNPLFIWKLKDDPNRKWTLYDLSDALHVEGWQVPAYTMPKAMEGVIIMRVVVRQGTGFDLADLLMEDIKRCVNQLDALKEPTNSALMWAKKEPQKPRGFNHSR
- a CDS encoding pentapeptide repeat-containing protein — its product is MKRNNNEVKVVPPVLQGVETGNELFSELLVNDDEVDRRSFSREVVDGVDLSEVNVSSCVFDHVSFPGCRFRESRLTDVLFENCDLSNVDLSGSVLFRVEFRSCKLMGTNLSDGVLNNVLFRHCNARYMNLSMGRLKQVLFAHGDMQGSALESCRLEAVAFDTCSLVEAEFSRTSLKGIDLTSSRLEGLRLGVGDLRGVIVSPVQALDLTRYLGLVVKDV
- a CDS encoding AMP-binding protein, giving the protein METSFLKLIEHSIKEHWHLPSLTDYEGAEHNYKDVARWIEKLHILFEEGGIRPGDKVALCSRNTSNWGIAFLATLTYGAVAVPILNEFKPDTIHHIINHSGARLLFVGKSVWDNIDHESMPALDGIIAMADYSVISSRNPVLSETATRLETLFSARHPGELRIEDIHYRTEKPEELAMINYTSGTTSSPKGVMLPYRSMWSNLRYALDQMGYTPGEKLVSILTMAHMYGLAFEFIYPFASGIHIYFLQKMPSPKILGEVFADIRPHLIVAVPLIIEKIIKSRVLPQLEKFHIKLMLKMPVIGGKIRHKIKRQILDAFGGRFKLLAVGGAALNKEVEAFLHSVKFPYTVGYGMTECGPAIAFDHWQTFRPTSCGRAVDRMEIRIDSPDPFKQVGEILTKGMNVMDGYYNNPEASNTVLSPDGWLHTGDLGVLDPDGYLYIKGRSKSLILGPSGQNIYPEEIEDLLNAQPYIAESLVIEREGKLVALVYPDAEAMKQNKISREALLKIIHETRKQINQQIPAYSQIARIEIHDEEFEKTPKRSIKRFLYQ